In Leifsonia sp. ZF2019, a genomic segment contains:
- the nudC gene encoding NAD(+) diphosphatase, whose protein sequence is MSSAPPSGALSALPLSRHAVDRDHAARSRPALFDELWEEPGTRVLALWKGRALVTAESIPAATPAGDGWSAPDAGEATLDLLPVERVSAALVRVYLGRTLVATPTEPAGTAVVLEVLTDAAAQELEPDEARWANLRTVATALSDRDAGLFTEALAIANWHASHTHCPRCGTPTVVEQAGWVRRCFEDGSEVFPRTDPAVIVTVLDAADRLLLGSNAMWEHSRYSLLAGFVEPGESFESAVEREIFEEAGVRVVDARYKGSQPWPFPASVMVGMTARLADDQPPAALAPDGEEILDLRWFSRQELWDARGQVILPGRSSIARALIEDWYGGPLDEPPAAP, encoded by the coding sequence ATGTCGTCAGCACCCCCGTCCGGCGCGCTCAGCGCCCTTCCGCTCTCGCGCCACGCCGTGGACCGCGACCACGCCGCCCGATCGCGACCCGCGTTGTTCGACGAGCTCTGGGAGGAGCCGGGAACGCGCGTGCTGGCACTGTGGAAAGGACGTGCGCTCGTCACGGCGGAGAGCATCCCGGCCGCGACGCCCGCGGGCGACGGGTGGAGCGCACCGGACGCCGGCGAGGCCACCCTCGACCTGCTCCCCGTCGAGCGCGTGAGCGCCGCACTGGTCCGCGTGTACCTCGGGCGCACGCTCGTCGCCACGCCGACGGAGCCTGCAGGCACGGCCGTCGTGCTGGAGGTGCTCACCGATGCCGCCGCGCAGGAGCTCGAGCCGGACGAGGCGCGCTGGGCGAACCTGCGCACGGTCGCCACGGCGTTGAGCGACCGCGATGCCGGGCTGTTCACCGAGGCGCTCGCCATCGCCAACTGGCACGCCTCGCACACGCACTGCCCGCGCTGCGGCACGCCGACGGTCGTCGAGCAGGCGGGCTGGGTGCGTCGCTGCTTCGAGGACGGCTCCGAGGTGTTCCCACGGACCGACCCCGCCGTGATCGTGACCGTGCTCGACGCCGCCGACCGTCTGCTGCTCGGCTCGAACGCCATGTGGGAGCACTCGCGCTACTCCCTGCTCGCCGGATTCGTCGAGCCGGGTGAGTCGTTCGAGTCCGCGGTCGAGCGCGAGATCTTCGAGGAGGCCGGCGTGCGCGTCGTGGACGCACGCTACAAAGGCTCGCAGCCGTGGCCCTTCCCCGCCTCCGTCATGGTCGGGATGACGGCGCGCCTCGCCGACGACCAGCCGCCTGCGGCGCTGGCGCCGGATGGTGAGGAGATCCTCGACCTGCGCTGGTTCAGCAGGCAGGAGCTGTGGGACGCCCGCGGGCAGGTCATCCTGCCCGGTCGCTCCTCGATCGCCCGGGCCCTGATCGAGGACTGGTACGGAGGACCCCTCGACGAGCCGCCGGCGGCGCCGTGA
- a CDS encoding phosphotransferase, which translates to MARSHFTLAALAASAVPDLVVSGARSYSRDGAGEFDAALLDERDGRVCIVRVPLSQSAESEQSADLVALRALTAGIRSRLPFDVPQYLGQAPVGGTRAVVYDFLPGEHVAVEEIPPGDGLAGSIGHAIAAIHRLPTSFVGEAGLPVLSAADSLASTTSLIESAAATGLLPAALRDRWRDATADHSLWQFQPTVINGALTADSFLVDGDSVTAVIGWSALRVGDPARDLHWLLAMNSEATDGALTAYASARQVATDRQFTQRAMLYAELEVARWLLHGREVRDQHIVDDAVSMLDGLVDRVHSNAVNPLANATGPIMAIGDVEAMLDRTPGDRPDGYGRSGGMKPVAEDQSERSSSSS; encoded by the coding sequence ATGGCCAGATCCCACTTCACTCTAGCCGCGCTGGCCGCCTCGGCCGTGCCCGACCTCGTCGTCTCCGGCGCTCGCAGCTACTCCCGCGACGGGGCCGGCGAATTCGACGCCGCGCTGCTGGATGAGCGGGACGGCCGCGTCTGCATCGTACGCGTCCCGCTGTCGCAGTCGGCGGAGTCCGAGCAGAGCGCCGACCTCGTCGCGCTCCGCGCGCTGACCGCGGGCATCCGCAGCCGCCTCCCGTTCGACGTGCCGCAGTACCTCGGTCAGGCACCGGTGGGCGGCACCCGCGCCGTCGTCTACGACTTCCTTCCCGGCGAGCACGTCGCGGTCGAGGAGATCCCACCCGGCGACGGTCTGGCCGGATCGATCGGCCACGCGATCGCGGCGATCCACAGGCTGCCCACGAGCTTCGTCGGGGAGGCCGGCCTCCCGGTCCTCTCCGCCGCCGACAGTCTCGCGTCGACGACCTCCCTCATCGAGTCCGCCGCAGCGACCGGGCTGCTTCCCGCCGCCCTGCGCGACCGATGGCGCGACGCCACCGCGGACCACTCGCTCTGGCAGTTCCAGCCGACCGTCATCAACGGGGCGCTCACCGCGGACTCCTTCCTCGTCGACGGCGACTCCGTCACCGCCGTCATCGGCTGGTCGGCCCTGCGCGTCGGCGACCCCGCCCGCGACCTGCACTGGCTCCTCGCCATGAACTCCGAGGCGACAGACGGCGCACTCACCGCCTATGCGTCCGCGCGTCAGGTGGCCACCGATCGGCAGTTCACCCAGCGAGCGATGCTGTACGCGGAGCTGGAGGTCGCCCGCTGGCTGCTGCACGGGCGCGAGGTCCGCGACCAGCACATCGTCGACGACGCCGTGAGCATGCTCGACGGGCTCGTCGACCGCGTGCACAGCAACGCGGTCAACCCGCTCGCGAACGCCACCGGCCCGATCATGGCCATCGGCGACGTCGAGGCCATGCTCGACCGCACCCCCGGCGACCGCCCCGACGGCTACGGCCGCTCGGGCGGGATGAAGCCGGTGGCGGAAGACCAGAGCGAGCGCAGCTCCTCCTCCTCGTAG